One stretch of Kluyveromyces marxianus DMKU3-1042 DNA, complete genome, chromosome 8 DNA includes these proteins:
- the MHO1 gene encoding Mho1p: MSMKIRPATHAGSWYPDETGLLNTLHKLLARNDVVAGTRHLISPHAGYTYCGDTMSQGYSKVDFTNVKRCIIMGPSHHVYFKNKVQLSGFDALETPFGHFPVDVKLRDELVKGGSESESESWSRYFTVMDSDVDMDEHSLEMQFPMLWAAATLRGADPSKIAVLPILVSHNSSKVDAVVGKVLARYLADESTMVILSSDFCHWGRRFGYTRVMKSEGPIYKSIEKMDHEAMEILEKKSTNSNSKYSLWKKYIEDTGNTICGERPIGLFLCAMESVNKSTAFQWAHYSQSSKCTSPNDSSVSYAAGYF; this comes from the coding sequence ATGAGCATGAAGATTAGACCAGCAACGCATGCCGGATCATGGTACCCTGACGAAACGGGGCTATTGAACACCTTACACAAGTTGCTTGCGCGTAACGATGTGGTTGCCGGGACAAGGCACTTGATTTCGCCGCATGCTGGGTATACGTATTGCGGCGACACTATGTCACAGGGCTACTCGAAGGTTGATTTTACGAATGTGAAGCGATGCATCATCATGGGGCCATCGCACCATGTCtacttcaagaacaaggtgCAGTTGAGTGGGTTTGATGCGCTTGAGACTCCGTTTGGGCATTTCCCAGTGGACGTCAAGTTGCGGGATGAGCTGGTGAAAGGGGGATCCGAATCCGAATCCGAATCCTGGTCCCGGTACTTCACCGTGATGGATAGCGACGTTGATATGGACGAGCACTCGTTGGAGATGCAGTTCCCAATGCTATGGGCAGCTGCGACGTTACGGGGCGCGGATCCGTCCAAGATTGCGGTGTTACCGATTCTTGTGTCGCACAATTCGAGCAAAGTCGATGCTGTTGTGGGCAAAGTGTTGGCCCGGTACTTGGCTGATGAGAGCACGATGGTGATCTTGAGCAGCGATTTCTGCCATTGGGGCCGTAGGTTCGGCTACACGCGGGTGATGAAGTCTGAGGGTCCCATTTACAAGAGCATTGAAAAGATGGACCACGAAGCGATGGAGAttttagagaagaagtccaccaacagcaacagtaAATACAGTTTATGGAAGAAGTACATTGAAGATACCGGGAACACGATCTGCGGGGAACGGCCCATTGGGCTCTTTCTCTGTGCGATGGAGTCCGTGAACAAGAGCACTGCGTTCCAGTGGGCGCATTACTCGCAGAGCAGCAAGTGCACGAGCCCCAACGACAGCAGCGTGAGCTATGCGGCTGGGTATTTCTAG
- the tsc2 gene encoding uncharacterized protein — MSESVLSNGRNSVRNSVFREFSLLLKRHNSDLRVQTSGEYKTWLDHLDKSQDVKTRRRDILNITKNIEKYEKREVPLIWGKVTELLKEDLEGSEIRMLLVLLSKCCAHCGQDNSVRLMFYFTLIDLCCNLDDKITLDDKSFGVSLDLIFDCINELTHQGTDIEFLEQEETMNLDHFLKLCLKSLSKFDYPVCLSFLSLLNNCLRVPSFYIGGFDAIMNCAQNTPNREVLASCLHTVDILIHKGKEDMSDDSMQVLVKLITGAINLNAKLTQQLLKTLDTLIESPYWPQFWEQLKQMIEDPGTPFLNLRGAVSILTDLAQQDKEDWLIWLTKIFTRGTSMYGQILECIKTLINDDHFNNNNAENHGYIWFNEENMCLLKMLRIVLDIDAIKQNNPLTIASIYDKLLDGLISGKYGIYGFKDSVSFLSFIMEHKDVLSEDQLLELTKYFDSCDVPLPMNALSQVISILDPSKDFSTNIIRYITRIYKSLESAQLDSENIVIINSILSLLTTEESRPVFASCVEFLVAISGSLPPDTLLEYVEVYLVPKEPRRRSIVSIGIEHVKNKWKAEEQSIGLAKLFQRNLDIFPYMISMWKYAVKIKDESALMVLVRVLMKMRVDRNENFYFCEEIDMDGLTATFRRNSNIQSIPEEQKLLWKYPEDDTVPYIDGNLLNQRFDNEGNSNWRKYIDISLWSELLIETLRKPLDWEVYTYTLSHLCPQLANFDLFKTDLANIETLHDVILHQLREGAPIKMSNGGANKSDVQLAIVRTCSSLFPYYRYLGKSKADEMIQLSLGVLETSFEKTIIPLLHNFTISCYEIPSSIKRYLNPLLDTISIRLTKKQAIPSILEFFIALSDSPTIISTLTLDQLKKVFAIAFKLIEVSRDLKQESEKEQNVTFFKKAGYRDEQEASYFPSTIAFEVTKPMAHFYLTVSYHIISHWFIRISLENRPMIAPFLLGKLSMLEDCDDTRAYKDLITRFNSTDLELRVETVTTDVPHGGDPRYSHEYWYHDGRIVSIETNRETGESLVVMRGASGNSVFRVSPVVKREPVAVDLFGLRKQAAAGSPKNGNNIFTPGYIAAQFIGNKSLGDMVRIEDEHLARSVQLLDTIPVVEFHKVGLMYMGKGDKCERDILSHSIWDDKQQEGGEEEGGAQFKWFINELGTIVKLRENERSFYFGGLDADTDGEYALIWHDQKCQIVFHAVSLMPNNDTDPEFTMKKRHVGNDFINIFWDERDEDTFPFDIIKSQFNFMNVVIRPVSVSEDLFKVKVYRARGVPGIFSTCHFKIMHGNRLGAYVRHLVTLTNTFAHIWHETSALDHCSTWSRRAGHIESIRGKAGALAMGASHQYPVT; from the coding sequence ATGTCTGAGTCAGTGTTGTCTAACGGAAGGAATTCCGTACGAAACTCGGTTTTCCGAGAGTTTTCTTTACTTTTAAAGAGGCACAATTCGGATCTTAGGGTACAAACTTCGGGTGAGTATAAGACATGGCTGGACCATTTAGACAAGTCTCAGGACGTTAAAACACGTAGGAGAGATATACTCAATATCACTAAGAATATTGAGAAATATGAGAAGCGAGAGGTTCCTTTGATATGGGGTAAAGTAACGGAACTTTTGAAGGAGGATTTGGAAGGGTCTGAGATTCGGATGCTCTTGGTGTTACTTTCCAAATGCTGTGCACATTGTGGCCAAGACAATTCAGTGCGGTTAATGTTCTACTTCACGTTGATAGATCTATGTTGCAATTTGGACGATAAGATAACGCTAGATGATAAGTCGTTTGGAGTTTCGTTGGACCTTATATTTGATTGTATCAACGAGTTGACTCATCAGGGTACAGACATAGAATTTTTAGAACAGGAGGAGACGATGAATTTGGAccatttcttgaagctgtGCTTGAAGAGTCTCTCCAAGTTTGATTACCCGGTATGTTTATCGTTTCTCTcgttgttgaacaactgCCTTAGAGTGCCCTCGTTCTACATTGGTGGGTTTGATGCAATTATGAATTGCGCTCAGAACACGCCAAACCGGGAAGTGTTGGCTAGTTGTTTGCATACTGTTGACATTTTGATACATAAGGGTAAAGAAGATATGTCTGATGATTCGATGCAAGTTTTGGTGAAGTTGATAACAGGTGCTATCAACTTGAATGCAAAACTTACACAGCAACTTTTGAAGACATTAGATACTCTAATTGAGTCGCCTTATTGGCCCCAGTTTTGGGAACAGCTCAAACAGATGATAGAGGACCCTGGCACGCCGTTCCTGAATCTCAGAGGCGCAGTTTCCATACTTACCGATTTGGCACAGCAGGATAAAGAGGACTGGCTCATTTGGTTAACAAAGATATTTACACGTGGTACCTCGATGTATGGGCAAATACTAGAGTGCATCAAGACGTTAATCAACGATGATcacttcaacaacaataacgCCGAAAATCATGGCTATATTTGGTTTAACGAAGAAAATATGTGCTTGTTAAAAATGCTAAGAATCGTTTTGGATATCGATGCTATAAAACAGAATAACCCGTTAACAATTGCTTCCATATATGACAAACTGTTGGATGGATTAATTTCAGGGAAGTATGGTATTTATGGGTTCAAGGACTCTGTATCATTCTTGTCCTTTATCATGGAACACAAGGATGTTCTTTCTGAAGATCAATTGTTAGAGTTAACGAAGTATTTCGATTCCTGTGATGTTCCATTGCCAATGAATGCATTATCACAGGTTATTAGCATATTGGATCCTAGCAAAGATTTTTCGACGAATATTATTAGATACATTACACGGATTTACAAGTCATTGGAAAGTGCTCAGCTAGACTCGGAgaatattgttattatcaaCTCTATACTTTCGCTACTGACAACAGAAGAATCTCGACCGGTTTTCGCATCTTGTGTTGAATTTCTTGTTGCAATATCGGGATCATTGCCTCCTGACACGCTATTGGAATATGTGGAGGTGTATCTTGTTCCCAAGGagccaagaagaagaagtataGTGAGTATCGGTATTGAACACGTCAAGAACAAGTGGAAAGCTGAAGAGCAAAGTATAGGATTAGCAAAACTATTTCAACGCAATTTGGACATATTCCCATACATGATATCTATGTGGAAGTATGCAGTGAAGATCAAGGACGAGTCGGCTCTTATGGTTCTTGTTCGTGTGCTAATGAAAATGAGGGTGGATCGTAATGAGAACTTTTACTTTTGTGAGGAGATAGATATGGATGGGTTAACTGCAACATTCCGTAGAAACTCTAATATCCAAAGCATACCTGAGGAGCAGAAACTCCTTTGGAAATATCCAGAAGATGATACTGTTCCATATATTGACGGGAACTTGTTGAACCAGAGGTTTGATAATGAGGGAAACAGCAATTGGAGGaaatatattgatattTCGTTGTGGAGCGAATTGTTGATCGAAACGCTTCGGAAGCCATTGGACTGGGAAGTGTACACGTATACCTTGTCGCACTTGTGTCCTCAATTGGCAAactttgatcttttcaaaactGATTTAGCGAACATTGAAACGTTGCACGATGTTATATTGCACCAGTTGAGAGAAGGTGCCCCAATTAAAATGAGCAATGGTGGAGCAAATAAAAGCGACGTGCAGCTTGCCATTGTGAGAACATGCTCGTCATTGTTCCCATATTACAGATACTTGGGGAAGAGCAAAGCAGATGAGATGATACAACTATCGTTGGGAGTGCTGGAGACTTCGTTCGAGAAAACTATCATACCGTTATTACACAACTTCACGATTTCATGCTACGAGATCCCATCCTCGATTAAAAGGTACTTGAATCCGCTCTTGGATACCATATCGATTCGTTTAACGAAGAAACAGGCGATCCCCTCGATCCtggaatttttcattgCATTATCAGATTCTCCCACGATCATATCGACGTTGACGCTCgaccaattgaagaaagtaTTCGCTATAGCGTTCAAGTTGATCGAGGTATCTCGGGATTTGAAGCAGGAATCCGAGAAGGAACAGAACGTAacatttttcaagaagGCAGGTTACAGAGATGAGCAAGAGGCCTCGTATTTCCCGTCTACAATTGCGTTCGAGGTCACAAAACCGATGGCGCATTTTTATCTCACGGTATCGTACCACATTATATCACATTGGTTCATCAGGATCTCATTGGAGAACCGGCCGATGATTGCTCCGTTTTTGCTGGGGAAACTATCCATGCTGGAAGATTGCGACGATACAAGGGCGTATAAAGATCTTATTACACGCTTCAACAGCACCGATCTGGAGCTTCGAGTGGAGACCGTGACGACCGATGTGCCACATGGTGGGGATCCACGGTACAGTCATGAGTACTGGTACCATGACGGGAGGATCGTTAGCATTGAGACGAACCGTGAGACTGGCGAGTCGCTTGTTGTGATGCGGGGCGCCTCAGGTAACTCTGTGTTTCGAGTGAGCCCCGTGGTGAAGCGCGAGCCGGTTGCTGTGGACCTATTTGGCTTGAGGAAGCAGGCAGCTGCCGGTAGCCCGAAGAATGGCAACAACATATTCACACCGGGGTACATTGCAGCGCAATTCATCGGGAACAAATCCTTGGGCGACATGGTGCGCATTGAGGATGAACATCTGGCAAGGTCGGTTCAGTTGTTGGATACGATCCCTGTGGTTGAGTTCCACAAGGTGGGGCTCATGTACATGGGGAAGGGCGACAAATGCGAGCGAGATATCCTAAGCCATAGCATATGGGATGATAAGCAGCAGGAGGGGGGTGAGGAGGAGGGAGGGGCCCAATTCAAATGGTTTATCAACGAGCTGGGGACCATAGTGAAACTCCGGGAAAACGAGAGGTCGTTCTATTTTGGTGGGTTGGACGCAGACACGGACGGCGAGTATGCGTTAATCTGGCACGACCAAAAGTGTCAGATTGTGTTCCATGCGGTCTCGTTGATGCCGAACAACGATACGGATCCCGAGTttacgatgaagaagcGGCATGTGGGGAACgatttcatcaatatcttctGGGACGAGCGGGACGAGGACACGTTCCCGTTTGACATAATCAAGAGCCAGTTCAACTTTATGAACGTTGTGATACGGCCAGTGTCAGTGTCCGAGGATCTTTTCAAGGTGAAGGTGTACAGGGCTCGTGGAGTTCCCGGTATATTTTCTACGTGCCATTTCAAGATCATGCACGGCAACCGGTTGGGAGCGTACGTGCGCCACCTTGTGACGTTGACGAACACGTTTGCGCACATCTGGCACGAGACGAGCGCGCTGGACCATTGCTCGACGTGGTCGCGGCGTGCGGGCCACATCGAGAGCATCCGGGGGAAAGCCGGGGCCTTGGCCATGGGGGCCAGTCACCAATACCCGGTCACGTGA
- the HIP1 gene encoding histidine permease, whose protein sequence is MIDKSQDKIPLQDISMQSFSKEESWSVEDKETSPKSAVPQKRYEDMNDVEKAIFNTKDSKLNKDLSIRHLLTLAVGGAIGTGLFVNSGSSLSTGGPASLVIAWTIISTCLFTIVNALGELSATFPVVGGFNVYVTRFVEPSLGFAVNFNYLAQWAILLPLELCAASITIRYWNKNINPDAWVSIFYVAIALANMLDVKSFGETEFVLSMVKILAIIGFTILGIVLICGGGPNNHFIGGKYWHDPGAFVGETSSQQFKGLSAVFITAAFSYSGLELVGVSAAESRNPRVTLPKAAKRTFWLITFSYLIILTLVGCLVPSNDPLLLNGTSSVDAAASPLVIAIQNGGIKGVPSLMNAIILIAVLSVANSAVYACSRCIVSMAEIGNLPRTLAHVDKKGRPLYAIAVTLFIGLLSFVAASDKRDDVFTWLSALSGLSTLFCWLAINIAHLRFRHAMKLQNRSLEELPYVSMTGEWGSWYGCAVIGLVLIASFWTSMFPAGSHGADAKSFFESYLSLPIFIVCYVGHKIWKRNFTLVNKLSEIDVDSGRVDIDIETLKKEKEAEDLLMKSKPFYIKFWNFWC, encoded by the coding sequence ATGATAGATAAATCGCAGGACAAGATTCCTTTGCAAGACATTAGTATGCAGAGTTTCTCGAAGGAGGAATCATGGTCTGTGGAAGACAAGGAAACTAGCCCAAAGTCGGCAGTTCCTCAAAAACGTTATGAGGACATGAACGATGTGGAAAAGGCTATTTTCAACACCAAGGACTCTAAGTTGAACAAAGACCTTTCCATTCGTCATCTTTTGACACTTGCGGTGGGTGGTGCTATTGGTACTGGTTTGTTCGTTAATTCTGGTAGTTCTCTAAGCACTGGTGGGCCAGCATCTCTAGTCATTGCATGGACCATTATTTCGACATGTCTCTTTACCATCGTGAATGCGTTGGGAGAATTAAGTGCTACTTTCCCTGTTGTCGGTGGTTTCAACGTTTACGTCACAAGATTTGTGGAGCCATCTCTAGGTTTTGCTGTCAATTTCAACTATTTGGCTCAATGGGCCATCTTGCTACCGTTGGAGCTCTGTGCAGCCTCCATCACCATCAGATACTGgaacaagaacatcaaTCCGGACGCCTGGGTGAGTATATTTTATGTGGCCATTGCGTTGGCCAACATGTTGGACGTGAAGTCGTTTGGTGAGACTGAATTTGTGTTGTCGATGGTCAAGATCCTAGCCATCATTGGGTTCACGATCCTGGGTATCGTGTTGATTTGTGGTGGTGGGCCCAACAATCACTTTATCGGTGGTAAGTACTGGCATGATCCAGGTGCGTTTGTGGGCGAAACCTCGTCTCAACAATTCAAAGGGCTTTCCGCAGTGTTCATCACAGCCGCATTCTCTTACTCGGGACTTGAATTGGTCGGTGTCTCCGCTGCAGAATCGAGAAACCCAAGAGTCACCTTGCCAAAGGCTGCTAAGAGAACATTCTGGCTCATTACATTCAGTTACTTGATCATCTTGACTTTGGTCGGTTGTCTAGTTCCTTCAAACGAcccattgttgttgaacgGTACCTCATCAGTGGACGCAGCAGCATCCCCCTTGGTCATTGCTATCCAAAACGGTGGTATCAAGGGTGTCCCCTCTTTGATGAACGCAATCATTCTTATTGCAGTGCTTTCTGTCGCAAACAGTGCTGTGTACGCATGTTCCAGATGCATCGTGTCAATGGCAGAAATCGGTAACCTACCACGTACGTTGGCACACGTCGACAAAAAGGGTAGACCATTGTACGCTATTGCCGTTACTTTGTTCATCGGTCTATTGTCCTTTGTCGCAGCCAGTGACAAGCGTGACGACGTTTTCACCTGGTTGAGTGCCTTGTCCGGTTTGTCCACGTTGTTCTGCTGGCTAGCAATCAACATTGCCCACTTAAGATTCCGTCACGCCATGAAACTACAAAATAGATCATTAGAAGAACTGCCGTACGTCTCCATGACCGGCGAATGGGGTTCTTGGTACGGCTGTGCCGTTATCGGACTTGTCTTGATCGCATCTTTCTGGACCTCGATGTTCCCAGCCGGATCACACGGTGCAGACGCAAAATCTTTCTTCGAAAGTTACCTATCACTACCGATCTTCATCGTGTGCTACGTTGGTCACAAGATCTGGAAGCGTAACTTCACCTTGGTGAATAAGCTTTCAGAGATTGATGTCGATTCAGGAAGAGTTGACATAGATATCGAGacattgaagaaagaaaaggaagcaGAAGATCTGCTCATGAAATCCAAACCATTTTATATTAAATTCTGGAACTTCTGGTGCTGA
- the SUI2 gene encoding translation initiation factor eIF2 subunit alpha, giving the protein MSTSNCRFYENKYPEVDDVVMVNVQQIAEMGAYVRLLEYDNIEGMVLLSELSRRRIRSIQKLIRVGKNEVVVVLRVDKEKGYIDLSKRRVSAEDVIKCEERYQKSKAVHSILRQCAEKYQVSLEDLYKAYAWPLSRKYGHAYDAYKMSIVDPNVWDGIESISDEIFAELKGQITRRLTPQAVKIRADVEVSCFSYEGIDAIKEALKAAEALSTEQAQIKVKLVAAPLYVITTQSLDKDQGIALLESAIARIEEVTSKYNGVCNVTMAPKAVTATEDAELQALLESKELEGRSDSEEDESDYE; this is encoded by the coding sequence atGTCGACATCGAATTGCAGGTTTTATGAGAACAAGTACCCAGAAGTGGACGATGTGGTGATGGTTAACGTTCAGCAGATTGCGGAAATGGGTGCATATGTTAGATTGTTGGAATACGATAACATTGAGGGTATGGTTTTGTTGTCTGAGTTGTCGAGAAGACGTATTAGAAGTATCCAAAAGTTGATTCGTGTGGGTAAGAAcgaagttgttgttgtgttGAGAGTTGACAAGGAGAAGGGTTACATTGACTTGTCTAAGCGTCGTGTTTCAGCTGAGGATGTGATCAAGTGTGAGGAGCGTTACCAAAAGTCTAAGGCAGTGCACTCTATTTTGAGACAATGTGCTGAGAAGTACCAGGTTTCGTTGGAGGATTTGTACAAGGCATACGCATGGCCTTTGAGTCGAAAGTATGGACACGCATACGATGCTTACAAGATGTCTATTGTGGATCCTAATGTGTGGGATGGGATTGAGTCTATAAGCGATGAGATTTTTGCTGAGTTGAAGGGCCAGATCACGCGCCGGTTGACTCCGCAGGCGGTGAAGATCCGTGCTGATGTCGAGGTGTCTTGCTTCAGCTACGAGGGTATCGATGCTATCAAGGAGGCTTTGAAGGCAGCTGAGGCGTTGTCTACTGAGCAGGCGCAGATCAAGGTGAAGTTGGTTGCTGCTCCGTTGTATGTGATCACTACACAGTCTTTGGACAAGGATCAAGGTATTGCTTTGTTGGAGAGTGCGATTGCGCGTATTGAGGAGGTGACGTCGAAGTATAACGGTGTTTGTAACGTGACGATGGCTCCTAAGGCAGTTACTGCTACTGAAGATGCCGAGTTGCAAGCTCTCTTGGAGTCGAAGGAGTTGGAGGGCAGATCAGACTCTGAGGAGGATGAGTCTGATTACGAGTAA